The Ipomoea triloba cultivar NCNSP0323 chromosome 14, ASM357664v1 region TTAAAACAAGAACAGGCTAAGCTTGCTGCATCATCAATTGAAAACCTTGTTAATGGATCAAGCAGCAATGAGAAGGGACCTGTTGCCATTGGCTCTATGGATGTGCATCCTAGTTCGGTTGAAGTGAAGGATGTATCTATGCCATCATCTCAAGCTTCAAGCTCTGTCAACGGTGCTGAGCCAAAGGCCAAGAAGGGGCCTAACCGATGCAGCACTTGCAATAAACGGGTTGGGTTAACTGGATTCAAGTGCCGCTGTGGTGACCTTTTCTGTGGCTCACACCGCTACTCCGATAAACATGACTGCCCCTTTGACTACCGCACTGCTGCACAGGAGGCCATAGCCAAGGCCAATCCTGTTGTTAAGGCTGAAAAACTGGATAAGATCTAATGATGCCCTTCTGCTGAAACTCCTCAATTATATTCCAAAAATGGGCATCTTCAGATTGGCTACATCATGTCATTTCAGATACTTGGAAGCAAGGCAGTAAAAGAAAAGCGCGGAAGGTTGAACTCTCTCTTATTCTCATTATGATTGGCAAGAATTTGTTTGTTGGGTCATGTTTCCAAGTTTAATGTGCTGGTTTGGTGGGTAATCGTTGTGATTAGGTTATGTGTAATTCTGGTTATTATGGCATCGTATCTCATGTCTAAAATGTTATGCACAGACCCTGGATAATATGGAGAAAACATCCATGTCAATTGCCAGATTGTGATTGGGTTTGTAAATTATGCTTTTCACGTTCTTATAAGTGTGGTTTCACTTGCTCCGATTCACTTCAGTCTACATatttttctgtttctttttAACAGTTGACAACCCTTTTTGTTGTACGGTAGTACCTCATCTCCTTTCATGTAATTGTTTTACTCTTTTACTTTTCACTCTATAtaataaagaagaaattaaaaaaaaaaaagcctttgTTTAATCAACAAATTGTTTGACCTTTAAACACCATAAGCTAAAAACAATGCTCTTTGAGAGGTCCAACAGTTtgaattcaataaaaatataaaattatactttGAATTCTGATTACGGTATATGTTTAAATAATAGtaaagagcaaattgtcattttggtctactgactataggggttcccttaattgcagtccacgactttcaaaagtgttaactGCGTACCctgattattcaatttttattaattttggtcactccagCCAAATTGCCGGTCAAATCGTCGGAATTTTCCAAACCCTAAACTaatgaggggtattttagtaatttcacatgtctgttcttcttctccagcgAGCTACCATACTGAGAGCAACCGGAATGTTCAGATTTATGGCTTCTCAAATTAGCAACAAAGAAGACAATAATAAAGCTCTTATTCTTCGCCATCAGCACTGCAACTCAATACCGGCGTGGCTTCCTCGTCAAGAGAGGTTTTGAAGGGAATGCCTAGATGCCCGGAGGAGCAGGACGATTCACAGATTCCGGCGTGGCCTCCTTGCCAGCGTGAACCAGCAGTAGCAGAAGGGGAGGAAAGCTAAGGCGGCTGTGAAGACCGTTCGCCGGAGCATATCGTCGTCGCCAGTGGAGCCGGAGATGAGCTACGCAATGCGCAGCAGCGGCGGTAGCGCGGAAACAGGGATGGGCTTGAGCTTATCAACGCTAAGCGGAGCAAAGGCGGAAATGCCGTGGCGGCGGAAGATGCCATCGTCATTCTCCCCATTCATCGATATTATTGTCGTCGTGATCTTAGCAATGGACCTCACACTTTGTCAAAATGTAGAAGACTCCGGCAGCGTCGATACCGGAAAAATTGATAATCCGACGGTGCGATAGTTAATGACTCAGGAAGTCAACCGTCGTCTCGCCAATGTAACCGCCACCGCTGCAACAGAATGAAATttggccggagaagaa contains the following coding sequences:
- the LOC116004933 gene encoding zinc finger A20 and AN1 domain-containing stress-associated protein 8 gives rise to the protein MEHDETGCQPHPEGPILCVNNCGFFGSAANMNMCSKCYKDMILKQEQAKLAASSIENLVNGSSSNEKGPVAIGSMDVHPSSVEVKDVSMPSSQASSSVNGAEPKAKKGPNRCSTCNKRVGLTGFKCRCGDLFCGSHRYSDKHDCPFDYRTAAQEAIAKANPVVKAEKLDKI